A window of the Aeromicrobium phoceense genome harbors these coding sequences:
- the acnA gene encoding aconitate hydratase AcnA, whose protein sequence is MSVDTFQAKDSLAVGEKSYDYYRLDAVQGEGLDVASLPFSLKILLEALLRTEDGADITAEDIKAIASWDPNADPSKEIQFTPARVIMQDFTGVPCVVDLATMREAMADLGGDPSKINPLAPAEMVIDHSVIADVFGTPEAFERNVEIEYERNGERYKFLRWGQGAFSDFRVVPPGTGIVHQVNIEKLARVVFTRDSDGGVVAYPDSCVGTDSHTTMVNGLGVVGWGVGGIEAEAAMLGQPISMLIPRVVGFKLSGELPQGATATDLVLTITEQLREHGVVGKFVEFYGPGVSAVPLANRATIGNMSPEYGSTIAVFPIDGETTKYLELTGRSAEEIALVEAYAKAQGLWHDTDHEPRYSEYLELDLADVVPSIAGPKRPQDRIALTNSKTAFRASLRDYVDHSEQQLNGYDEAVDDSFPASDTPKTSTYANGGEGPSEHATGAPGERVRNPQSVTLEDGTSFEVDHGAVTIAAITSCTNTSNPSVMIGAGLLAKKAVEKGLQRKPWVKTTLAPGSKVVTDYYEKSGLNVYLDKLGFNLVGYGCTTCIGNSGPLIPEVSAAVNEGDLAVSAVLSGNRNFEGRINPDIKMNYLASPPLVIAYALAGSMDVDLFNDPLGQDADGNDVFMKDIWPSPAEVEDVIASSIDADTFSREYADVFAGDERWQNLPTPEGDTFAWDEDSTYVRKAPYFDGMGLEPDAVTDVEGARVLLKLGDSVTTDHISPAGAIKKDSPAGKYLMEKGVQPRDFNSLGSRRGNHEVMIRGTFANIRLRNQIAPGTEGGFTRDFTADGEVTSVFDASQHYQEAGIPLVVLAGKEYGSGSSRDWAAKGTALLGVKVVIAESYERIHRSNLIGMGVLPLQFPEGETAESLGLTGEETFTVTGITELNDGTTPRTVKVKADDIEFDAVVRIDTPGEANYYRNGGIMPYVLRSLLD, encoded by the coding sequence GCGCTCCTGCGCACCGAGGACGGCGCGGACATCACCGCCGAGGACATCAAGGCGATCGCCTCGTGGGACCCGAACGCGGATCCCAGCAAGGAGATCCAGTTCACGCCCGCCCGCGTGATCATGCAGGACTTCACCGGCGTCCCGTGCGTCGTCGACCTCGCCACGATGCGTGAGGCGATGGCCGACCTCGGTGGCGACCCCTCCAAGATCAACCCGCTCGCGCCCGCCGAGATGGTCATCGACCACTCCGTGATCGCCGACGTCTTCGGCACGCCCGAGGCGTTCGAGCGCAACGTCGAGATCGAGTACGAGCGCAACGGCGAGCGCTACAAGTTCCTCCGCTGGGGCCAGGGCGCGTTCAGCGACTTCCGCGTCGTCCCGCCGGGCACGGGCATCGTGCACCAGGTCAACATCGAGAAGCTCGCCCGCGTCGTGTTCACCCGCGACAGCGACGGCGGTGTCGTGGCCTACCCCGACTCCTGCGTCGGCACCGACTCGCACACCACGATGGTCAACGGCCTGGGCGTCGTCGGCTGGGGCGTGGGCGGCATCGAGGCCGAGGCCGCGATGCTCGGCCAGCCGATCAGCATGCTCATCCCGCGCGTCGTCGGCTTCAAGCTCTCCGGCGAGCTGCCGCAGGGCGCCACCGCCACCGACCTCGTGCTGACGATCACCGAGCAGCTGCGCGAGCACGGCGTCGTCGGCAAGTTCGTCGAGTTCTACGGCCCCGGCGTCAGCGCCGTCCCGCTGGCCAACCGCGCCACGATCGGCAACATGAGCCCCGAGTACGGCTCCACCATCGCGGTCTTCCCGATCGACGGCGAGACCACGAAGTACCTCGAGCTCACCGGCCGCTCGGCCGAGGAGATCGCGCTCGTCGAGGCGTACGCCAAGGCCCAGGGCCTGTGGCACGACACCGACCACGAGCCGCGCTACAGCGAGTACCTCGAGCTCGACCTCGCGGACGTCGTCCCGTCGATCGCCGGCCCGAAGCGCCCCCAGGACCGCATCGCGCTGACGAACAGCAAGACGGCCTTCCGTGCGTCGCTGCGTGACTACGTCGATCACAGCGAGCAGCAGCTCAACGGGTACGACGAGGCTGTCGACGACTCCTTCCCCGCGTCCGACACGCCCAAGACGTCCACGTACGCCAACGGCGGCGAGGGCCCGAGCGAGCATGCGACCGGTGCCCCCGGCGAGCGTGTCCGCAACCCGCAGAGCGTCACGCTCGAGGACGGCACCTCGTTCGAGGTCGACCACGGCGCGGTCACCATCGCGGCCATCACGTCGTGCACCAACACGTCGAACCCGTCGGTCATGATCGGCGCCGGACTGCTGGCCAAGAAGGCCGTCGAGAAGGGCCTGCAGCGCAAGCCGTGGGTCAAGACGACGCTGGCGCCGGGCTCGAAGGTCGTCACCGACTACTACGAGAAGTCGGGCCTGAACGTCTACCTCGACAAGCTCGGGTTCAACCTCGTCGGCTACGGCTGCACCACGTGCATCGGCAACTCCGGGCCGCTGATCCCCGAGGTCAGCGCGGCCGTCAACGAGGGCGACCTGGCCGTCTCCGCGGTGCTCTCGGGCAACCGCAACTTCGAGGGCCGCATCAACCCCGACATCAAGATGAACTACCTCGCGTCCCCGCCGCTGGTCATCGCGTACGCGCTCGCCGGCTCGATGGACGTCGACCTGTTCAACGACCCGCTGGGCCAGGACGCCGACGGCAACGACGTCTTCATGAAGGACATCTGGCCGTCGCCGGCCGAGGTCGAGGACGTCATCGCCAGCTCGATCGACGCCGACACCTTCAGCCGCGAGTACGCCGACGTGTTCGCCGGTGACGAGCGCTGGCAGAACCTGCCGACCCCCGAGGGCGACACGTTCGCGTGGGACGAGGACTCCACCTACGTCCGCAAGGCGCCGTACTTCGACGGGATGGGCCTGGAGCCCGACGCCGTCACCGATGTCGAGGGCGCGCGGGTCCTGCTGAAGCTGGGCGACTCGGTCACCACCGACCACATCAGCCCGGCCGGCGCGATCAAGAAGGACAGCCCCGCCGGCAAGTACCTCATGGAGAAGGGCGTGCAGCCGCGCGACTTCAACTCGCTCGGCTCGCGCCGCGGCAACCACGAGGTCATGATCCGCGGCACGTTCGCCAACATCCGGCTGCGCAACCAGATCGCACCCGGCACCGAGGGCGGCTTCACCCGCGACTTCACCGCCGACGGCGAGGTCACCTCGGTGTTCGACGCCTCGCAGCATTACCAGGAGGCCGGCATCCCGCTGGTCGTCCTGGCGGGCAAGGAGTACGGCTCGGGCTCGTCGCGCGACTGGGCGGCCAAGGGCACGGCGCTGCTGGGCGTCAAGGTCGTCATCGCCGAGTCGTACGAGCGGATCCACCGCTCGAACCTCATCGGCATGGGCGTCCTGCCCCTGCAGTTCCCCGAGGGCGAGACGGCCGAGTCGCTGGGCCTGACCGGCGAGGAGACCTTCACGGTCACCGGCATCACCGAGCTCAACGACGGCACCACGCCGCGCACGGTCAAGGTGAAGGCCGACGACATCGAGTTCGACGCCGTCGTCCGCATCGACACCCCCGGTGAGGCGAACTACTACCGCAACGGCGGCATCATGCCGTACGTGCTGCGCTCGCTGCTCGACTGA
- a CDS encoding flavin reductase: protein MTIHSEHPFVPADRDKDAFRRLRGRLPAPVTSVAAGAGRDRVGLTVSSVLLADGEPARIELLVDPDSDLGESLDVGSRAAASVLQPGDDYLAEVFAGLAPAPGGMFTVGRWTDSAWGPRLEDRSWCGFTVDETTEIGWSLRVTGTVHEVGVESSTGTAHARGRFHDLG, encoded by the coding sequence GTGACGATCCACTCGGAGCACCCGTTCGTGCCGGCTGACCGCGACAAGGACGCCTTCCGCCGGCTCCGGGGCCGCCTCCCTGCCCCGGTCACGAGCGTTGCCGCCGGGGCGGGCCGCGACCGCGTCGGACTCACCGTCTCCTCGGTGCTGCTCGCTGACGGGGAGCCGGCCCGGATCGAGCTGCTCGTCGATCCCGACTCCGACCTGGGGGAGTCGCTCGACGTGGGCTCCCGGGCCGCGGCCAGCGTGCTGCAGCCGGGCGACGACTACCTCGCCGAGGTGTTCGCGGGCCTGGCGCCGGCCCCGGGAGGCATGTTCACCGTGGGTCGCTGGACCGACTCCGCGTGGGGACCGCGGCTCGAGGACCGGTCGTGGTGCGGGTTCACCGTGGACGAGACGACCGAGATCGGCTGGTCGCTGCGCGTGACCGGAACGGTCCACGAGGTCGGCGTCGAGTCCTCCACCGGGACGGCCCACGCCCGCGGCCGCTTCCACGACCTCGGCTGA